From Channa argus isolate prfri chromosome 21, Channa argus male v1.0, whole genome shotgun sequence, one genomic window encodes:
- the LOC137106886 gene encoding tetraspanin-8-like has translation MGKINGCLKCIFIFFNVLFALLGCLMILGAVRSTAYSTQMSTVGGVNLGWSWVFAIGILGVSTLGIYAVCSEKPVIIKIFAGFMGFGMIIMLIFGIVVAVSRNKVRDGFQDSTSEVAQNFMKDDETRLLLDGLQSSLQCCGISSAEDWGNSIPESCECRSTRGSFTSGCKPKPQGASGPEQIYAQTCSEFIYGLFDTIFSIAMGMCFGFAVTALLGLLISLLMIHQVKNADMAGASMAMKGY, from the exons ATGGGAAAAATTAATGGATGCCTCAAATGtatctttattttcttcaatgTGCTGTTTGCA CTCTTAGGATGCCTGATGATACTCGGAGCGGTGAGAAGCACAGCCTACAGCACCCAG ATGTCTACAGTTGGGGGCGTGAACCTGGGCTGGAGTTGGGTGTTTGCCATTGGCATACTAGGGGTGTCCACTCTGGGAATCTACGCAGTCTGCTCCGAAAAACCTGTCATCATTAAAATT tttgCAGGTTTTATGGGGTTTGGAATGATCATCATGCTGATCTTTGGCATCGTTGTCGCTGTCTCAAGAAATAAG GTCAGAGATGGATTTCAGGACTCCACCAGTGAAGTAGCACAGAACTTCATGAAAGATGACGAAACAAGGCTTCTGCTTGATGGGCTACAGAGCAGT ctcCAATGCTGTGGAATTAGCAGTGCTGAGGACTGGGGTAACAGCATCCCTGAGTCCTGTGAATGCAGGTCAACCCGTGGAAGTTTTACAAGTGGATGTAAACCCAAACCTCAG GGAGCCAGTGGTCCAGAGCAAATATATGCCCAG ACCTGCAGTGAGTTTATCTACGGGCTGTTTGACACCATTTTTAGCATTGCCATGGGCATGTGCTTTGGATTTGCTGTCACTGCA CTGCTGGGCCTGCTGATCTCCCTCCTGATGATCCATCAGGTCAAAAATGCTGACATGGCAGGAGCATCCATGGCTATGAAGGGCTACTAA